The Anguilla anguilla isolate fAngAng1 chromosome 2, fAngAng1.pri, whole genome shotgun sequence genome contains the following window.
TTTGGTCTTGACTGAATCCCTTCCCCCTGTTTCCGTCCAGGAGCTGCACTTCTGCACACCTTTGAGCAGCAGTATGATGCAGGCAGAACTCTGTCTGAGACGggacactgagacaacactaccagagctcactgagcagcacaggaccagacagaaagaagaggaactcagtggactggagtctgtccacatggcagagtcagagacagagtgtgctgGACCAGGACTCAATACATTGGAGCCAGTGTGTGTTACACCACACAGtggggtcagtgatgtacaccacacacatgcatccctgattaaaacagaaactgatctgggcTCCACCCACATTGGGGATCTTATTAAGACAGAGAGCCTTGACAGTACAGAGCTGGGATATGTAACCCATCTGCATCCtgaccaaatcaaaacagaGGCTGATGATGGAGGATACCGTCAGGCAGAACACATCAGTGACTTGCAGGTTATTGAATGTGTTGATATTAAATCTGATCCAATGAAGTGTGAATCCAGTGAATGCTCAGTGAATGATCTCATGAATACTGTGATGAATGGAGCTGGTGTTGATcatgaagacaagactgaaccCTGGCAATGTGCAGGAGAGCCGAGcacaaactgtaaaaaagaagaaatgcatGATTTTCCAATCCATTGTGCGGACTTAACTCATCActgtgacaaaaacaatgaaaataatctgACCAGAATTGTCCAGAAAAATACTAACTGTGGCAACAAACATATTGATCGCCAGAGAAGGAATGTAAGAATTGCCCCCAAGATAGTTGATCCAAGTACAAACCGAAGccttttgattttcattcaaaacaagtcaattcacagaaataaaggtgaaattcAAACCGGTGAAAAGTCGTAccagtgtacacagtgtgggcGATGCTTTTCCCAAATGTGCCATTTGAATAGGCATCGGAGAATTCACAcgggtgaaaagccctacaaatgtactgattgtgggaagtgtttttcccagACCAGTGCTTTAAATTGCCATAAGATGATTCATactggtgaaaagccatacaagtgtacagagtgtgagaagtgttttagtACAAACACTGCTTTAAATATACAcatgagaattcatacaggtgaaaagccatacaagtgtacacaatgtgagaagtgttttagtACAAATTCTACTTTAAATAtacaccagagaattcatacaggagAAAAACCGTACAGTTGTACACaatgtgggaagtgtttttccacTATATCGCATTTAAATAGCCACCAGAGGATGCATACTGgagaaaagccctacaaatgcacTGAGTGTGGGAAATGTTTCAGTACAAATTCTGCTTTAAATGTTCACCttagaattcatacaggtgaaaagccttaCAATTGTacacagtgtgggaagtgtttttcccatACAGGTGCTTTAAATTGCCACAAgatgattcatacaggtgaaaagccccaTAAATGtcctcagtgtgggaagtgcttttccaaaacatctcatttaaattcccatcagagaattcatacaggtgaaaagccctacaaatgtattGAGTGTAAGAAGTGTTTTGGTACaaattctgctttaaaaatacacttgagaattcatacaggcgAAGTACCATAAATGTGCTCAGTGTGACAAGTGTTTTAATGCATCTTATTTGGTCACACAAAATCTCATCTAAATAACATCTAGATCTTACAAAATTTGTACAGAATCTTGTCTAAATATAATTTAAGAAATTGTACAGGTGAAAAGCTCTACAAATGTCCTCACTGTGGGAAGTGCTTTCCCCATACAAGGACATTAAATATACAGGTGAAAAATACATGTTCTCGGTGTTGTAAGTGCTTTTTGACTATAAGTCATTTATATCACCACCAGTGAACTCATTCAGGCGAATTGTACTCTGTGCATCtggtgtgggaagtgttttttcacaaaatctactttaaattaacatttgagaattcatacaggtgaaatgTCTTTCAGATGCACTTAATCGTGAAACAAATAATCTCCTTTTAATGACAACAAAATAACCTTCCAAATGTACACACTTTGGGAAGTTTAATGAAAGCATCCTTTACATTATATAAtttgtgtgggaagtgtttcaAATCCATTCAAATCCTTTTAGCTATTCTTTGATTATCATATTTTGGACCAATGTCCAAAAAACGGCACCAAAATACACTGCCAGTTTACTTTTGTAGTAAATTTCGATTATTTAAAGGTttagaaatgtcattttaattccttgtaaatgaaaaatgtaatttcttgtAGATTGATGTGTGATATCTTGTGGTGATCAAATTGATAACAGTGTAATTTCTTTGAAAGAAAGCATATGAAAGCTGTTGGGTGTGAGGtagaaagaaacaaaagcaaaatagttttctgaaaatgaacttgacaGTACTAGCCTTTTCAGTTCTTTTGCTACCAATGTTGAGGCTTTAATGTAAGTCAGCAAATCATGATTACTAGACTTCAGACAGTATGTTTTATTTGATGTCAGTTGAGTATCTTTGTTTCActctttatttttcaatgttgtATATGAATTGTGTTTCAAACAATTCTACATTGTGAGTGTGCACATACCTAGGTCTCTATGCCATATAATTTTCTGTATAAACTATTATCTTTCACCGTCATTGCTCTCTCCTTTTCTACccagtttgaaatgttttcagacGCAGCAATTTGCCATTGTTGCCGAATGTTAACATGCATCGATTTAATGTCAAATTATTTCAGCATTGAATCTATATTTTGGATTTATATTGTACTGAACCACACAACTCTGTTTTTAAGCAGTTGTCATCTTTTAGCAAAATGGACATTGGTAAACTATGACAATATTAGGCTACTGCCAGTGCAACCAGTGTGCGTATACTGGCtatagtaaaaagaaaaaacaagcataCCATAAAAGGTTGTTTGCGACATTACTTCATACCTTATTAGCCTATGTTCATGAACTTttcagcagccataccaccatgtgccctgctcctgctgaatggctgaagctaagcaggtgtgggcttggttagtactttgATAGGAGAGCTCCTAGGAGACCTGATTTCCTGCTGGAAGTTGTGTTGGTGGGCCTATTGGGAGTGATTGTCCCTCTGGTCAAATTATCCCCAATGGGGACACTACTGTTGGAGGTGCTGTCTTTCTGTTGATATGTCAAATGGAGGTCCCggctcactgtggtcattaaagatcccgaTACTTATTGGAAAGAGTCGAGGGTTCCCCCTGTGTCCTGGCAATtttcaacctgccacctaatcatccttCAACTGgccaaaaattgattttttcacttcacctcagctgatgttatgagtgttctggcacaaattggctgccatgcatcacccaggtgggtgctacaaaAAGCTTCCCCCTCAACCTGGTGAAGGgctttgagtgtgagaaaaacacaatataaatgctaggtattattattattattattattattatgatatttACAACAATGTTATTACCATTCATGAGTACAAGTGTATTCAGCATTACAATTATTGTCATCATGTTCATCAACAACATTGGCTACATGTGTAATGGTATCCCAAAGgtgaacatttttacaaatcacACTGGGTCCAACTATTATGGGCAGTATTGTTCCAGTTACTGACGTCCCGTTGCAACCCGGTCGTAGTTTTGAAACAAAAACGCTTTTATCTTGAAGCCCGGTGTAGAAACTGCATCGGAAGTTGGGTCCTTTTCGGGGTGAGATTCCGTGGAGTCACAGTTCTCAGCTGAATTCAGTCAAGAGCATTATTGTTCACGCTGCTTTATTGCGCACGAGATCATTCACTGCCAAGAACTACACTCCAGCAGGTTGAATACACGATTGAACTGAGTCATAAGCAGATATGGGGTAATTATTCTTCCATAATCGTGATCCTTTAGCGTTTCTGTTCGTTTTGTTTATCAGCAAGCTTCAAACCTTTTTTCCGTCCATTCACTAAAATTTGCACAAGGGTATCCTTGCTAATTTTGCTGTAACTGCTAAAACACGCGTGATTGTATGATTCATTGTAGATTTTGAAAACCTGGTCCAGCGTTTCTCTATGAGGTGATCAATAGCATTATGAGTAAAAAGATGTCGCTAAGTAATGTTAGTTCAACGGTTATTCTCATCCTTTATCTTACACTAGGCATAGTATTTGTATAATAATATGTGCCTGCGTTGTCCCATGTCTGTTTACCCGATAAATAAACCGCTTGAGACAGAGCACAACTTGTCACAAACGCATACATATATGAATTGTAAGGTCAGCTAACCTTATTTTATTCCAAGCGGGAAAACTAGAGGACCTTCGCCGATTAGGCTAGCCGCACGGCTAGTCTATCCAAAGACGGACACCCCCATTCAAAGCATACTAGAGAGTAGAGAGTAAACTGTAGAGATATATCTTCGCCCAGTGCCAAATTGGCCCATTTTATACACTCGGACAGTGTAGTGTTTATCAAACTCGTCCTTATATGCCCAAATATGTTCGGATGGATATTAAATTTAACATAAAGGTAGTGTAATTACCCTAAATACCggacaatatattttttttattcaagtcCTTTCgaaattttcaaagaaaatgacGGGACATGAGCCACAAGGGAGCGTGTCCGTGTTCGGGAAAGTGTCCTACAATGGGTAAGATAACTATAGTATCCCTCACACTGTTTAGCCAATTTTAACTTGCCTATCTACGTTGTCAAATTCCTGATagcatgttttatttgataCGGTAGATACACAACACCACCTCTAACTTTTGCTTTGACCTGTCGCGAATAGTGGGAGTGGAAATACACATCGCAGTCATAAACGAGAAATATTTCCCTGGAAATCAGAGTAAAGCCCATCCCTTCCAACATTGTATAACTTGCAGTATATTTATATGGTTTAGGCATTGCATTGCATAAATTATTGCAGTCCTATACACCAAAAGGATTACCACTCATTtggtttttctgtgtttgttctggATTTTGGTCTGCTGTATGGGGGGAGATGTATTATATTCTGGTGCAGGAAACCGTCTGGAATTGCGTTATTTTTAGGCCCTGGTCATCATTTGTCTGTGAAATACACTTCTTGTGTACCTGGCAAGTTTAAATTTACCAAATCAAACAATTTcaatgaaatatgaattttgtGATCAACCTAAGCGATAGCTGTTTTGCTGAGGTTTGTATTAGCCTACATAAACCTTATAACATTCTCCTGTATATTCTGAGCATTCAGCCTATGCTATCGTGCTGTCATCTTTGAATGATGGTCTTCTAGTCAGGCCCTTGGTATGTTTTCCCAGACAGCACACTGAGAAAAGAGACAAAGGGCTGATTGACTCTCCATTGCTTATAGCCTGTGGGAGGTAGTTGTGGCGTGGCGTGGCATGGTGGTAGTTTGCTAATTGGTAAGATCTCGCAGCTGCGTTGTTTACCACTGCACTGCTATGATATAACatttgttgggggaaaaaaagtagtcgcaatatttttctgtttactcCAAACTGAAAGGTCTTAAGCTTTACTCTTGAAatcagtaaatattttttgcaatatttatttctttgctctCAATCAGAAATTATTTACTTGAGAACtttgaattataattttatgCAAATCAGTGTAAAAAGTATGATGTTTATAGCTGTAGCTGCTGCAGTAGGACCTGTTTGATTAAGGCTAAATCCCTTCCCCTGTTTCCCTCCAGGAGCTGTACTTCTGCTCACCTTTGAGCAGCAGTATGATGcaggcaggagtctgtctgagacaggaTACTGAGACAATactaccagagctcactgagcagcacaggatcagacaggaagaagaggaacttagtggactggagtctgtccaCATGGCAGAGTTAGAAACAGAGTGTGCTGCACCAGGACTCGACACACTGGAGTcagagtgtgttacagcacacagcagggtcagtgatgtacaccacacacacacatcactgattaaaatagaaactgatctgggctgcacacacactagGGATCTTAAGACAGAGACCCTAGACAGTACAGAGCTGGGATATTTAACCCATCTGCATCCTGACCAAATCAAAAAGGAGACTGATGATGGAGAATACCTTAAGGCCGAACACATCAGTGACGTGCACAATATGAATTGTGTTCTTATTAAATCTGATGAAATGAAGTGTGAATCCAGTGAAAGTTTAGTGACTGATCTCATAAATACTGTGATGAATGGAGCTGCTGTTAATCTCAGTGACAAGACTGAACCGTGGCAGTGTGCAGGAGAGCCAAACCCAAACTGTATAAAAGAAGAAACTCATGATCTGCTGACCCAATGTGGGGACTTAAAGAGTGAAAATAAGATTTTCCAGAAAGGTACAAACAGTAGCAACAAACGTATACATTGTCAGGGAACTAATGAACCCATGATAATTACCTCAAGTAAAAACCCAAGCCATTTGAATTTATTGCAAAACAAGACATTTAATAGAAGTAAAGGGCAGATGGATACAGGTGAAAGACCGTATGAGTGTACgcagtgtgagaagtgttttagtAGAAAGTCTGatttaaattcacatgtgaGAATTCATAGAAAGCTCCACAAATGTAGTCAATGTGAGAAGTGCTTTTCCAAAATATCTCATTTCAATGCACATCTGAGAATTCATactggtgaaaagccctacacaTGTTCTGATTGTGGGAAAAGCTTTTCTACAATATCTTGTTTAAATAttcaccagagaattcatacaggtgaaaagccctacaaatgtactcagtgtgggaagtgtttttcctcatttagTGCTTTCAATCTCCACAAGATGATTCATACCGGTGAAAAGCCCTTCAAGTGtcctcagtgtgggaagtgcttttccgCAGTATCTCAATTAACTATCCACCAGAGagttcatacaggtgaaaagccctacaaatgtgttcagtgtgggaagtgctttagTACAAATTCTACTTTAAACCAACatctgagaattcatacaggtaaAATGTTGtacaagtgtacacagtgtgacaAGCGTTTTAATCTAAAATCTTATTTATATGGACACCTGAAAATTCATACTGGTGAAAAGCCTCACAAGTGTACACATTGTGAAAAGTGTTTTCGTACAAACTTTGCTTTAAGTGTACACATGCGagttcatacaggtgaaaagccatacaaatgtattcagtgtggaAAATGCTTTGCCCGATCCAGTGCATTTAATGTACACAAGATGATTCATACAGGCGAGAAGCCCTATgtatgttctcagtgtgggaagtgctatGTGACCACAAGTCATTTGAAACGCCACCAAAGaattcattcaggtgaaaagccctacataTGCTCTcattgtgggaagtgctttttgTGCACAAGTCATTTAAATCGCCATAAGAGAATTCATGTAGGTGAAAAGTCATAGAAATGTACTCGTCATAGAAAAGCTTTTTTCTGcagaatgtaatttaaattcaCGTATGAGAATTCATAAAGATGTGAAGCTTTTGACATTCAAAAATGaagatattcatttttttcaataaaatcttttaatgaacaaaaataatttttataatatGACCGATGTTCTCTCTTTGATATTTCTTTCTGATCCTATTTTCAACAGACATCTTACAAAATGACTGGGACAAGCTGGGCAAACAGGCCTTTTCCATTTTATAATGTGTCACTGTTTttcgttttaaaatgtaatttaacttccttgttaa
Protein-coding sequences here:
- the LOC118219963 gene encoding oocyte zinc finger protein XlCOF22-like isoform X2; the encoded protein is MNQLIELKKKDDEKEKKSAITHRREELHFCTPLSSSMMQAELCLRRDTETTLPELTEQHRTRQKEEELSGLESVHMAESETECAGPGLNTLEPVCVTPHSGELYFCSPLSSSMMQAGVCLRQDTETILPELTEQHRIRQEEEELSGLESVHMAELETECAAPGLDTLESECVTAHSRVSDVHHTHTSLIKIETDLGCTHTRDLKTETLDSTELGYLTHLHPDQIKKETDDGEYLKAEHISDVHNMNCVLIKSDEMKCESSESLVTDLINTVMNGAAVNLSDKTEPWQCAGEPNPNCIKEETHDLLTQCGDLKSENKIFQKGTNSSNKRIHCQGTNEPMIITSSKNPSHLNLLQNKTFNRSKGQMDTGERPYECTQCEKCFSRKSDLNSHVRIHRKLHKCSQCEKCFSKISHFNAHLRIHTGEKPYTCSDCGKSFSTISCLNIHQRIHTGEKPYKCTQCGKCFSSFSAFNLHKMIHTGEKPFKCPQCGKCFSAVSQLTIHQRVHTGEKPYKCVQCGKCFSTNSTLNQHLRIHTGKMLYKCTQCDKRFNLKSYLYGHLKIHTGEKPHKCTHCEKCFRTNFALSVHMRVHTGEKPYKCIQCGKCFARSSAFNVHKMIHTGEKPYVCSQCGKCYVTTSHLKRHQRIHSGEKPYICSHCGKCFLCTSHLNRHKRIHVGEKS
- the LOC118219963 gene encoding oocyte zinc finger protein XlCOF22-like isoform X1 — its product is MHPLMFVNHQLIELKKKDDEKEKKSAITHRREELHFCTPLSSSMMQAELCLRRDTETTLPELTEQHRTRQKEEELSGLESVHMAESETECAGPGLNTLEPVCVTPHSGELYFCSPLSSSMMQAGVCLRQDTETILPELTEQHRIRQEEEELSGLESVHMAELETECAAPGLDTLESECVTAHSRVSDVHHTHTSLIKIETDLGCTHTRDLKTETLDSTELGYLTHLHPDQIKKETDDGEYLKAEHISDVHNMNCVLIKSDEMKCESSESLVTDLINTVMNGAAVNLSDKTEPWQCAGEPNPNCIKEETHDLLTQCGDLKSENKIFQKGTNSSNKRIHCQGTNEPMIITSSKNPSHLNLLQNKTFNRSKGQMDTGERPYECTQCEKCFSRKSDLNSHVRIHRKLHKCSQCEKCFSKISHFNAHLRIHTGEKPYTCSDCGKSFSTISCLNIHQRIHTGEKPYKCTQCGKCFSSFSAFNLHKMIHTGEKPFKCPQCGKCFSAVSQLTIHQRVHTGEKPYKCVQCGKCFSTNSTLNQHLRIHTGKMLYKCTQCDKRFNLKSYLYGHLKIHTGEKPHKCTHCEKCFRTNFALSVHMRVHTGEKPYKCIQCGKCFARSSAFNVHKMIHTGEKPYVCSQCGKCYVTTSHLKRHQRIHSGEKPYICSHCGKCFLCTSHLNRHKRIHVGEKS
- the LOC118219963 gene encoding uncharacterized protein LOC118219963 isoform X6, which encodes MHPLMFVNHQLIELKKKDDEKEKKSAITHRREELHFCTPLSSSMMQAELCLRRDTETTLPELTEQHRTRQKEEELSGLESVHMAESETECAGPGLNTLEPVCVTPHSGELYFCSPLSSSMMQAGVCLRQDTETILPELTEQHRIRQEEEELSGLESVHMAELETECAAPGLDTLESECVTAHSRTSYKMTGTSWANRPFPFYNVSLFFVLKCNLTSLLM
- the LOC118219963 gene encoding zinc finger protein 2 homolog isoform X3, with amino-acid sequence MMQAELCLRRDTETTLPELTEQHRTRQKEEELSGLESVHMAESETECAGPGLNTLEPVCVTPHSGELYFCSPLSSSMMQAGVCLRQDTETILPELTEQHRIRQEEEELSGLESVHMAELETECAAPGLDTLESECVTAHSRVSDVHHTHTSLIKIETDLGCTHTRDLKTETLDSTELGYLTHLHPDQIKKETDDGEYLKAEHISDVHNMNCVLIKSDEMKCESSESLVTDLINTVMNGAAVNLSDKTEPWQCAGEPNPNCIKEETHDLLTQCGDLKSENKIFQKGTNSSNKRIHCQGTNEPMIITSSKNPSHLNLLQNKTFNRSKGQMDTGERPYECTQCEKCFSRKSDLNSHVRIHRKLHKCSQCEKCFSKISHFNAHLRIHTGEKPYTCSDCGKSFSTISCLNIHQRIHTGEKPYKCTQCGKCFSSFSAFNLHKMIHTGEKPFKCPQCGKCFSAVSQLTIHQRVHTGEKPYKCVQCGKCFSTNSTLNQHLRIHTGKMLYKCTQCDKRFNLKSYLYGHLKIHTGEKPHKCTHCEKCFRTNFALSVHMRVHTGEKPYKCIQCGKCFARSSAFNVHKMIHTGEKPYVCSQCGKCYVTTSHLKRHQRIHSGEKPYICSHCGKCFLCTSHLNRHKRIHVGEKS
- the LOC118219963 gene encoding zinc finger protein 2 homolog isoform X4 — encoded protein: MHPLMFVNHQLIELKKKDDEKEKKSAITHRREELYFCSPLSSSMMQAGVCLRQDTETILPELTEQHRIRQEEEELSGLESVHMAELETECAAPGLDTLESECVTAHSRVSDVHHTHTSLIKIETDLGCTHTRDLKTETLDSTELGYLTHLHPDQIKKETDDGEYLKAEHISDVHNMNCVLIKSDEMKCESSESLVTDLINTVMNGAAVNLSDKTEPWQCAGEPNPNCIKEETHDLLTQCGDLKSENKIFQKGTNSSNKRIHCQGTNEPMIITSSKNPSHLNLLQNKTFNRSKGQMDTGERPYECTQCEKCFSRKSDLNSHVRIHRKLHKCSQCEKCFSKISHFNAHLRIHTGEKPYTCSDCGKSFSTISCLNIHQRIHTGEKPYKCTQCGKCFSSFSAFNLHKMIHTGEKPFKCPQCGKCFSAVSQLTIHQRVHTGEKPYKCVQCGKCFSTNSTLNQHLRIHTGKMLYKCTQCDKRFNLKSYLYGHLKIHTGEKPHKCTHCEKCFRTNFALSVHMRVHTGEKPYKCIQCGKCFARSSAFNVHKMIHTGEKPYVCSQCGKCYVTTSHLKRHQRIHSGEKPYICSHCGKCFLCTSHLNRHKRIHVGEKS
- the LOC118219963 gene encoding zinc finger protein 2 homolog isoform X5, which gives rise to MMQAGVCLRQDTETILPELTEQHRIRQEEEELSGLESVHMAELETECAAPGLDTLESECVTAHSRVSDVHHTHTSLIKIETDLGCTHTRDLKTETLDSTELGYLTHLHPDQIKKETDDGEYLKAEHISDVHNMNCVLIKSDEMKCESSESLVTDLINTVMNGAAVNLSDKTEPWQCAGEPNPNCIKEETHDLLTQCGDLKSENKIFQKGTNSSNKRIHCQGTNEPMIITSSKNPSHLNLLQNKTFNRSKGQMDTGERPYECTQCEKCFSRKSDLNSHVRIHRKLHKCSQCEKCFSKISHFNAHLRIHTGEKPYTCSDCGKSFSTISCLNIHQRIHTGEKPYKCTQCGKCFSSFSAFNLHKMIHTGEKPFKCPQCGKCFSAVSQLTIHQRVHTGEKPYKCVQCGKCFSTNSTLNQHLRIHTGKMLYKCTQCDKRFNLKSYLYGHLKIHTGEKPHKCTHCEKCFRTNFALSVHMRVHTGEKPYKCIQCGKCFARSSAFNVHKMIHTGEKPYVCSQCGKCYVTTSHLKRHQRIHSGEKPYICSHCGKCFLCTSHLNRHKRIHVGEKS